A window from Primulina huaijiensis isolate GDHJ02 chromosome 13, ASM1229523v2, whole genome shotgun sequence encodes these proteins:
- the LOC140991421 gene encoding uncharacterized protein, whose product MDALQVISSVTQIVSSMVSAIGAMEQASRDLDEAPKRIRGLEEFVYELETLARRVKQKHAHKLHNPQLDRQIQSLNSLIDRLHPNIVKARRAASRSKAKNFTKIIWNSMIGDPLGKILSSMRHDLNWWLESQILTENVENVIENTARNIPMRLKVSSDRGYPISNKCAYIRSLLEQNGPRHVVLVVGLSGIGKSCLARQVASDLPPKFVDGAVELGFGQYCSRVSCHGDKDEYQRRLARKLCKFLVQIGFWKKMKDENCRDLEYVSCLLQEALYGKRILVLLDDVWEQDIVEHFAKLYDNDCMYLVTTRNESVYEIAEAEKIELGKDDIREISKSVLLYHSLLREDELPEVAESLLERCGHHPLTVAVMGKALRKETRSEKWEKAISNLSTYAECAPGPISYVNEKEAENTVTIFGSLEFSLNAMPIGSKKLFVALASLSWAEPIPEICLEAVWSVLGLDTLFSLTVCKLIESSLLTKVDADSSYQIHDMVSLYLDSKTNDSVKMLLTDSGSEKNAFVSPWLFIFGKETVKVVSEQTIEYSLCLSNEKRAVITLEAITQALEVSMSISEFEASRVSFCKILGPKISRLISSGSLDLVVASAITITNIFTKTDYSEYFPSLENTETVDKCADILETCEDPLIQTSILTVLANLAEFGSKRTADEILQRIPMNQLAILLSPLSEEWHESVFTTLMSLTRAGKSKAVEKMFSFQIDKSLIKLLETGSDVAQNNAIVLLKAFYELGGPGSSSLRPGTLSSLPWQARLRLEKFVLSDQTLLPSPKPQTFEDLIQNLFSSESKLILEAMQDLIPIMEKVEDTRTRDMILRSPLIGRLSELLQYGQIMQKDQIKSESAFLLMKLACSGGEPFIKKFLEHDIISELVKMMQCTVTELQDSAYTTLHNMLFSSGGGLVVNQTLQASVLERLVHSMESKSPKTREVSVHCVLDIVEVGNKTCMERMFGLQVVENLVKIEKGAGGSGEYVVGLLKGISKCKNLTPTERKVMKQQVIRKVRGTLKNHKFQVQILAAVDAFMSEGSKGASSSGNRKKT is encoded by the exons ATGGATGCTCTGCAAGTTATTTCCTCCGTGACTCAGATTGTTTCGAGCATGGTATCAGCAATTGGGGCGATGGAGCAGGCTTCAAGGGACCTTGATGAAGCTCCTAAGAGGATTCGAGGCCTAGAGGAGTTTGTGTACGAGCTCGAGACTTTGGCACGCCGTGTTAAGCAAAAGCATGCTCACAAGCTTCACAATCCCCAATTGGACCGACAAATCCAAAGCTTGAATAGCCTCATTGATCGTCTTCATCCGAATATAGTGAAAGCTAGAAGAGCTGCGTCTAGAAGTAAAGCTAAAAATTTTACGAAGATAATTTGGAATTCTATGATAGGGGATCCACTTGGAAAGATATTGAGCTCGATGAGGCATGACTTGAATTGGTGGCTTGAATCTCAGATATTGACTGAGAATGTTGAAAATGTGATAGAAAATACGGCAAGAAACATTCCTATGAGATTAAAAGTAAGCTCGGATCGTGGCTACCCGATTTCCAATAAATGTGCTTATATTAGAAGTTTACTCGAGCAAAATGGCCCTCGTCATGTTGTCCTAGTTGTTGGCCTATCTGGTATTGGGAAATCATGTTTAGCTCGTCAAGTAGCTTCGGATCTCCCTCCAAAGTTTGTGGATGGAGCAGTTGAACTTGGATTCGGGCAATACTGCAGTAGGGTTTCTTGTCATGGTGATAAAGATGAATATCAGAGGCGATTGGCAAGAAAGCTTTGTAAATTTCTGGTGCAAATTggtttttggaagaaaatgaaaGATGAAAATTGTAGAGATCTTGAGTATGTTAGTTGCTTGCTTCAAGAAGCATTGTATGGGAAGCGCATCTTGGTACTTTTAGATGATGTGTGGGAACAAGATATCGTTGAACACTTTGCTAAGTTATATGATAATGATTGTATGTACCTGGTTACCACTAGGAATGAATCTGTATATGAAATAGCAGAAGCTGAAAAGATAGAGTTGGGAAAAGATGATATTAGAGAAATAAGCAAGAGTGTTCTCCTTTACCATAGTCTCCTTCGAGAGGATGAGCTACCT GAAGTGGCTGAGAGTTTGCTTGAACGATGTGGTCACCATCCTTTGACAGTTGCTGTAATGGGTAAGGCTCTCAGAAAAGAAACTAGATCAGAGAAATGGGAAAAGGCCATTTCAAATCTATCCACATATGCAGAATGTGCTCCCGGTCCTATATCATATGTGAATGAGAAAGAAGCTGAGAACACGGTTACCATTTTCGGATCGTTAGAATTTAGTTTAAATGCAATGCCTATAGGCTCCAAAAAACTCTTTGTTGCTTTAGCTTCACTTTCTTGGGCAGAACCTATCCCAGAAATTTGTCTAGAAGCGGTTTGGTCAGTTCTTGGTTTGGATACTTTATTCTCTCTCACAGTATGTAAGCTCATTGAAAGCTCATTGCTGACAAAAGTCGATGCTGATTCCTCATACCAAATACACGACATGGTTTCCCTTTACCTAGATAGCAAGACAAATGATTCAGTTAAAATGTTACTTACTGATTCAGGATCAGAGAAAAATGCGTTTGTCAGTCCATGGCTTTTTATTTTTGGTAAGGAGACAGTTAAAGTAGTTTCTGAGCAGACGATTGAGTATTCTCTGTGTCTTTCCAATGAAAAACGAGCAGTGATAACCTTGGAAGCAATTACTCAAGCCCTTGAAGTGAGCATGTCAATTTCTGAATTTGAAGCTAGCAGAGTAAGCTTCTGCAAGATATTGGGACCCAAGATTTCAAGACTGATATCCTCAGGATCACTGGATCTTGTTGTGGCATCTGCAATCACGATCACGAATATATTTACCAAGACTGATTATTCTGAATATTTCCCATCTCTTGAAAACACAGAAACAGTAGACAAATGTGCAGATATTTTGGAAACCTGCGAAGATCCTCTGATTCAAACCAGTATTTTAACTGTCCTCGCAAATCTTGCCGAGTTCGGAAGCAAGAGGACTGCCGATGAAATTCTCCAAAGAATTCCCATGAATCAGTTGGCAATTTTACTTTCTCCCCTATCTGAGGAATGGCACGAAAGTGTTTTTACAACTTTAATGTCTTTAACCAGAGCTGGGAAATCGAAAGCTGTGGAGAAAATGTTCTCTTTTCAGATAGACAAGAGCCTAATCAAACTGCTCGAGACTGGATCAGACGTCGCTCAAAATAATGCCATTGTCTTGTTAAAAGCATTTTACGAGCTTGGAGGCCCTGGCAGTAGTTCACTTCGGCCTGGTACCTTAAGTTCACTCCCTTGGCAAGCAAGACTTCGACTAGAAAAGTTTGTGTTATCTGACCAAACTTTACTGCCCTCACCAAAGCCACAGACTTTTGAAGATCTGATTCAAAATCTGTTTAGCAGTGAAAGCAAGCTGATTTTAGAAGCCATGCAAGATCTTATACCTATAATGGAAAAGGTTGAAGATACAAGAACAAGGGATATGATCCTTCGCAGCCCCCTCATCGGAAGACTTTCAGAGCTCCTCCAATATGGACAAATCATGCAAAAAGACCAAATCAAGTCTGAATCTGCTTTTCTTCTGATGAAGCTCGCTTGCTCCGGAGGAGAGCCCTTTATCAAGAAGTTTCTTGAACATGATATCATTAGCGAGCTCGTGAAAATGATGCAGTGCACAGTCACCGAGTTACAAGATTCGGCATACACCACCCTACATAACATGCTTTTCAGCTCTGGTGGAGGATTAGTTGTGAACCAAACCCTCCAAGCAAGTGTTCTCGAGAGATTGGTTCATTCAATGGAGAGCAAATCACCAAAAACCCGAGAAGTGAGTGTGCACTGCGTTCTTGATATCGTTGAAGTgggaaacaagacatgtatggAACGGATGTTTGGTTTGCAAGTCGTCGAAAATCTTGTGAAGATCGAGAAGGGTGCCGGAGGGAGCGGTGAGTACGTGGTTGGACTTCTGAAGGGAATAAGCAAGTGCAAGAATCTTACTCCGACAGAACGAAAGGTTATGAAACAGCAAGTCATTCGGAAGGTGAGGGGAACTTTAAAGAATCATAAATTTCAGGTTCAGATATTGGCAGCTGTGGATGCCTTCATGTCTGAGGGATCTAAAGGCGCTAGTAGCAGTGGGAATAGGaagaaaacataa
- the LOC140991817 gene encoding MAPK kinase substrate protein At1g80180-like, giving the protein MAGLQRSAVSFRRQGSSGLVWNDKLDQLINQQKQEKNHKPDRVENKKDAAAAVLGLRIERNRSTGGEKGFRSGKVNSAVEPPSPKVSACGFCGAFGKHEKNRRPRPPRSGKRGA; this is encoded by the coding sequence ATGGCAGGTTTGCAGAGATCAGCAGTATCATTCAGGAGACAAGGATCCTCGGGATTGGTATGGAACGACAAGCTGGATCAGCTCATTAATCAACAAAAGCAAgagaaaaatcataaacctGATCGAGTCGAAAATAAAAAGGACGCAGCGGCAGCCGTCCTAGGATTAAGGATCGAAAGGAACCGATCCACAGGAGGAGAAAAGGGTTTCCGTTCCGGAAAGGTGAATTCGGCCGTTGAGCCACCGTCTCCTAAGGTTTCTGCTTGTGGTTTCTGCGGCGCTTTTGGCAAACATGAAAAGAACCGCCGTCCGCGGCCACCGAGGTCCGGTAAGCGCGGGGCGTAA